Proteins found in one Trichoplusia ni isolate ovarian cell line Hi5 chromosome 14, tn1, whole genome shotgun sequence genomic segment:
- the LOC113500497 gene encoding uncharacterized protein LOC113500497 isoform X1: MRQPSTDTVDKAVWTEESGAARLEAVLVALVERKARALHAEQSRRRARTHPLLLLLRDPVPDEEASMIGSPGEELPSHWCEHEIARHKRKKLKLQTRHREMQIPEQLELERRRRRRRRSPHDHNQKPKKHRTLLVSAIDEQAKVIHVLDPDELPRRARYTIMVTACLLLFLCLLLVGVTLRMAPLIDDMGEYY, from the exons ATGCGACAGCCGTCGACCGAT ACGGTCGACAAAGCAGTATGGACGGAGGAGAGTGGCGCGGCGCGGCTGGAGGCCGTGCTGGTTGCGCTGGTGGAGCGCAAGGCGCGCGCGCTGCACGCCGAGCAGTcccggcggcgcgcgcgcacacACCCGCTGCTGCTGTTACTACGAGACCCCGTGCCAGACG AGGAGGCGTCGATGATCGGCAGTCCTGGTGAAGAACTGCCATCACACTGGTGTGAACATGAGATCGCGAGGCACAAAcgtaaaaaactaaaacttcaaACTAGACACAG AGAAATGCAAATACCGGAGCAGTTGGAGCTGGAGCGACGTCGCCGGCGACGGAGGCGCAGTCCGCACGACCACAACCAGAAACCCAAGAAACATCGCACCTTACTCGTGTCCGCTATAGACGAGCAGGCTAAAGTCATACAT GTGCTGGACCCAGATGAGCTGCCTCGCCGTGCTCGCTACACCATCATGGTGACAGCCTGCTTGCTGCTCTTCCTCTGTCTGTTATTGGTCGGCGTCACACTGCGAATGGCCCCACTCATCGACGATATGGGTGAgtactattaa
- the LOC113500497 gene encoding uncharacterized protein LOC113500497 isoform X2, whose amino-acid sequence MRQPSTDTVDKAVWTEESGAARLEAVLVALVERKARALHAEQSRRRARTHPLLLLLRDPVPDEEASMIGSPGEELPSHWCEHEIARHKRKKLKLQTRHREMQIPEQLELERRRRRRRRSPHDHNQKPKKHRTLLVSAIDEQAKVIHVSSESGLIVFIIYLLYSAASPAFVLVIV is encoded by the exons ATGCGACAGCCGTCGACCGAT ACGGTCGACAAAGCAGTATGGACGGAGGAGAGTGGCGCGGCGCGGCTGGAGGCCGTGCTGGTTGCGCTGGTGGAGCGCAAGGCGCGCGCGCTGCACGCCGAGCAGTcccggcggcgcgcgcgcacacACCCGCTGCTGCTGTTACTACGAGACCCCGTGCCAGACG AGGAGGCGTCGATGATCGGCAGTCCTGGTGAAGAACTGCCATCACACTGGTGTGAACATGAGATCGCGAGGCACAAAcgtaaaaaactaaaacttcaaACTAGACACAG AGAAATGCAAATACCGGAGCAGTTGGAGCTGGAGCGACGTCGCCGGCGACGGAGGCGCAGTCCGCACGACCACAACCAGAAACCCAAGAAACATCGCACCTTACTCGTGTCCGCTATAGACGAGCAGGCTAAAGTCATACATGTGAGTAGTGAATCaggtttgattgtttttattatttacttattgtaTTCTGCGGCGTCACCCGCGTTTGTGTTGGTTATAGTGTAG